TCCCGAGGCAGATAGCTATGCATCTGTGCAAGACCATGACCCACTCGTCCCTCAGCGATATCGGCAGGAAGTTCGGGGGCAAAGACCACTCTACAGTCATACACGCCTGCAAGCTTATTGAAGAGCAGAGAAAGAACGATAAAGACTTCAACGCCAAGGTTGAATACCTGATAAAAAAATTACGCGAGATCTAATAACATAATAAATTCATAGTCTGAAATTTCAGGAGGGGAAAATGAAGCTCAGGATAGAAAAAGAAGAACTGCAGAAGGCGTTACAGAATATCCAGGGGATCGTGGACAAGAAGACGACAATGCCTATTCTAAGCCATTTCATGCTGAAGGTCGAAAAGGCCGCATCATCCATAATGGCCACTGACCTGGAGATAGCGCTGAAAGGCCCTGTGGATGGAGAGATAATAGAGAAAGGCAGCATCTGTATCCCGGCAAGAAAACTCTTTGAGATAGTAAAAGAGGCAGATGGAGATATCCTTCTTGAATCACAGGAGAATAACTGGCTGAGGGTCACATCCGGCAAAAGCACTTTTAAGCTGATGGGCCTGCCTGAGGAAGAGTATCCGACACTGCCTGCAATGACAAAGGCAGAGGATATCAGCCTGGATGCCGGCGCATTCAAAAATATGATAGAAAAGACCGTCTATGCCACAGGCGAGAGCGACACAAGGTACACCCTGAACGGCCTGCTGATACACCTCGTGCCGGGAAAGAAGGCCACAGAGATAATTATGGTGGGAACCGACGGGCACAGGCTTGCCATCATCGCAAACAAGATTGCTGGAGATATCTCCGGAGAGATGAAGCTCATCCTGCCTAAAAAGGCCGCCCTGGAACTCAGGAGGATACTTGAAACAAGTTCAGGCGAGATAACACTGCACCTCGACAAGAACCATATCTTCTTTACGATAGGGGATATAGTCCTGACATCAAGGCTCATTGAGGGAAACTATCCCAACTATGACCAGGTGATACCGAAGGGCAATGAAAGAGAAGTAGTGATAGATAAGGCCACCTGCCTGAAGGCGCTGAGAAGGACCTCGATAATGAGCAGGGAGAGGACAAACGCGGTCAGGTTTGACATAGAGGCCGGCAAGATCACCCTCATCTCAATAAACCCGGATATCGGCGAGGCAAGAGAGGAGATAGCAGCCCAGTACAAGGGAGATCCGGTATCCATCGGATACAACGCGCGCTACCTTATGGATGCCATTCAGGCGATGGACGGTGAATCAATAAGGTTCGAGATACAGGAACCTTTGAGCCCCACTCTGCTTGTAGAGACAGGCGGAGAAGGCGCCAGATGCGTAATCATGCCGATGAGGGTCTGAGAAAAAAGTTTAAAAACGGAAAGCGAAAATTAAGGGGACATAGATGAACGAAAATACGAACGAAAATACTAAAGAAGTAAAAGAAGACAGCTACGGTGCAGGGGATATCAAAGTTCTTAAGGGCCTGGACGCAGTAAGAAAGAGGCCGGCGATGTACATAGGAAGCACGGGTTTTGACGGACTTCACCACCTCGTTTATGAGATAGCAGACAACAGCGTTGATGAGGCGCTTGCCGGCTACTGCAACGAGATAAATATCACCATACATCTTGACGGCAGCATAACCGTTGTTGACAACGGCAGGGGTATCCCGACCGGCGTGCATCCGACAGACCCTGAAAAGAGAACGGCCGCTGAGATAGCGCTTACCGAGCTTCACGCTGGGGGCAAGTTCGAGAACAAGGCGTACGCCATATCCGGCGGGCTCCACGGCGTGGGCGTATCTGTGGTAAATGCCCTTTCAGAATGGCTTGACCTTGAGATCAAGCAGAACGGCGAGGTATGGGAACAGCACTATAAAAGGGGAATCCCGGCAGGCCCGCTCACAAAGGTGGGCAAGACAAAGAAGAGGGGCACAAAGGTCACCTTCAAGCCTGATACAGAGATATTCGAGAGCGTTGAATTCAGTTATGACACCCTGAGCAACAGGTTCAGAGAGATCGCATATTTAAATAAAGGCATTACTATCAAGGTTGCTGACGAGAGGTCGGGCAAAGAAGATGAATACCATTACGAAGGCGGCATAGTCTCGTTCGTTGAACACCTTAACAAGAACAAGACCCCGCTTCACCCCAACCCGATATACGTTGAGAAAGAGAAGGACGGGACATCTGTTGAGGTGGCGCTCCAGTACAATGACGGATACTCTGAGACGCTCTACTCTTTTGCAAATAACATCAATACAAAAGAAGGCGGCACGCATCTCGTCGGCTTTAAATCAGCGCTTACAAGAACGGCCAATACTTACGCGGCCGCAAACGGCATAATCAAGAACCAGAAAGAGAGCCTTACCGGTGATGACATACGGGAAGGCCTGACAGCGATAATAAGTGTAAAACTCCCTAACCCTCAGTTTGAGGGACAGACCAAGACAAAGCTCGGGAACAGCGAGATGAAAGGGATCGTGGAGACCCTTGTCAATGACACGCTCGGCTATTATTTTGAGCAGAACCCCTCTGTCGCGAAGAAGATAATCGAAAAGGCTATCCAGGCATCAAGGGCAAGGGACGCCGCGAGAAAAGCAAGAGACCTTACGAGGCGCAAAGGCGCGCTTGAAGACACCGGCCTGCCGGGCAAGCTGGCTGACTGCGCTGAGAAGAGCCCCGAGCTTAGCGAGATATTCATAGTAGAGGGAGATTCCGCCGGCGGCTCCGCGAAACAGGGCCGGGACAGGCAGAACCAGGCGATCCTCCCGCTTAAAGGAAAGATACTCAATGTCGAGAAGGCGCGTTTTGACAAGATGCTTAACTCCGATGAGATAAAGATATTGATAACAGCTTTGGGCACGGGTATCGGCTCTGATGATTTCAATATCGCAAAGGCGCGTTACCACAAGGTCATAATCATGACTGACGCTGACGTGGACGGCGCGCATATAAGGACGCTTCTTTTGACATTCTTCTTCAGGCAGATGCATGAGATGATCGAAAGGGGATACCTTTACATCGCCCAGCCACCGCTCTTCAAGGTGAAGAAGGGCAAGACTGAAAAATACATACAGAATGAGCGGGAGCTGGAGGATATGCTCTTTGAACTTGCCTCAGATGAAATAAAGATACAGGCTGACGGCAGCCTGCTTACCGGCAAGGCCATCATCCCGTTTATCAAAAAAATGTCAAAACTTGCCAAGCTCACCGAATGGTACGCAAGAAGAAAGATCGATACAAAGATCATTAACGCTATCATTGACCTTGGCGGGAACAAAGAGAGCATAAAAGATAACGCAAGCATAAAAGGCCTGCTCAAACAGCTTAAGCCGAAATTCCCCGGGCTGTCAGAAACGATAGAAGAAGATGAGGAGCATCAGGCGTTCCGGGCACGGACAGAAAGAGACGGCATGACCCTTGTTATTGACAACGAACTCTTCGCCTCCCCTGATTTCAGGGAATTTCAGGCCCTGCGCTCAGGACTGAAAGAACTCGGGCGGCCGCCGTTCAAGATCATCCATGAAGAAGAGGCAATCGAGTTTGAAAAGATAAGGGACCTGCTTGACCATATATTATCGATAGCAAAACATGGCATAAACATACAGAGGTACAAAGGCCTCGGCGAGATGAACCCCCAGCAGCTATGGGAGACGACCATGGACCCGAAGAAGAGAACTCTCCTTCAGGTAAGCATTGAAGACGCGGTAAAGTGCGAACATATATTCACAACGCTTATGGGCGACAATGTCGAGCCGAGAAAGGCGTTTATCGAACAGCACGCGCTTGAGGTAAGCAATTTAGATATTTAAAGACAGCTTTCAGCGATTAGCTGTCAGCAGTCAGTTATTATTTCACTCATTAATTCCTGACAACTGATAGCTGACAGCTTTTATAAAGGAGATTACATGGAACGTTCAGTGATAAATATTGAAGAAGAGATGAAGACATCCTACCTTAATTACGCGATGAGCGTAATTATAGGCAGGGCGCTTCCTGATGTAAGGGACGGGCTCAAGCCTGTCCAGCGCAGAATACTCTACGCGATGCTCAGGGAAGGATTGCTTCCGGGCAAGCGATACTCCAAATGCGCCGGCGTTGTCGGAGAGGTGCTCAAGAAGTACCACCCGCACGGCGACTCAGCGGTCTATGACGCGCTTGTCAGGCTTGCGCAGGACTTTAATATGCGGAATATCCTTGTCGACGGGCAGGGCAACTTCGGCTCTGTTGACGGCGACCCTGCTGCCGCGTACCGTTATACAGAGGCAAAACTTACAAAGATAGCAGAAGAGATGCTCACTGACATAGACAAGGAGACAGTTGACTTCATCCCCAACTATGACGAGACAACTACCGAGCCTACTGTGCTGCCTTCAAAGGTTCCGAACCTTATCATCAACGGCTCAGCAGGAATAGCGGTCGGCATGGCGACAAATATCCCGCCGCACAATCTCGGCGAGATAGTGGACGGCCTTCTTATGATGATAGCCGACCCTGATGTCGAGATATCCGCACTGATGAAGAAGATCAAGGGGCCTGACTTCCCGACAGGCAGCGCCATATACGGGAAAAAAGGCATAGCTGACGCCTACATGACAGGCAGGGGACTGATAAGGATCAGGGCAAAGACGGTTGAAGAAGAGTACTCAAAAGGCACGCGCATCATCATCACGGAACTGCCTTATCAGGTGAATAAATCAAGGCTCGTGGAGAAGATAGCCGAGCTTGTGCGCGAAAAGAAGATCGAGGGCATCTCCGATCTGCGGGATGAATCAGACCGCAAAGGGATAAGGGTTGTGATCGAACTGAAGAAAGGCGCTTTCCTCCAGGTCGTGCTCAACCAGCTTTACAAACATACGCCGATGGCAACCACATTCGGTGTCATACTCCTTGCCATAGTCAACGGACAGCCGAAGGTGCTTAACCTTGCGCAGATGCTCTCTCTCTTTCTGGACCACAGGCGTATTATCATCAGAAGAAAGACCGAGTTCGAGCTGAGAAAGGCCAGGGAAAGGGCCCACATACTTGAAGGTCTCAAGATAGCTCTTGATAATCTTGACGCGATAATCAAGCTCATCAGGGCGTCAAAGACCCCTTCCGAGGCGCTTGAGGGGCTGATGAATAAATTCCCTCTTACAAAGATACAGGCGCAGGCGATACTCGATATGAAGCTCCAGAGGCTTACGGGGCTTGAGCGCGACAAGATCATCGAGGACTATGAAGCGCTTATCAAGGAGATAGAGAGGCTTATATCGATCCTGGCGAGCCCTGAACTCATCAATAACATAATCAAGGAAGAGCTGGCCGAGATAAAGGAAAAGTACGCTGACAAGAGGCGCACGACGATCACAGGCGAGGCAGAGGATATAACCATAGAAGATCTCATCACTGAAGAAGATATGGTTGTCACGATCTCCCGCCTTGGTTTTGTAAAACGGACAGCGGCAGACCTCTACAAGAGCCAGAAGAGGGGCGGCACCGGAAAGAAGGGCATGTCTCTAAGGGGCGGCGCCGGAAAGAAAGGCACGGATGGAACAGCCGTTACATCAGCTGACGCGCAATCTCCTGTAATTGAGAGAGAGGAGGATATGGTCGAGACCCTCTTTAAGGCCTCGACACATGACTACGCCCTATTCTTTACGAATTTCGGCAGGCTCTACTGGCTCAAGGTCTACGAAATCCCGGAGGGCGACAGGGCAACAAAGGGCAGGGCCATCGTAAACCTCCTGAAAATATCCCCGCATGAAAGGATAACAGCGGTATTCCCTGTCAAAGAGTTCCGGGAAGACCAGTATCTGGTCATGGCAACAAGAAAGGGCACCGTCAAGAAGACGGCGCTTGAGGCATACAGCCATCCGAGGGCAAACGGCATTAACGCCATATCGCTTGAAGAGGGAGACGAACTCGTAGGCGTGAGGATAACCGGCGGGAATGAGGACATTAACCTCAGCACAAAGAACGGCCTCTCGATACGCTTCAATGAAAAAGATGTCAGGTCCATGGGGCGCACCGCAAAGGGAGTGAGAGGCATCAGGCTCAAAGCTGATGATGAGGTCGTCTCTGTGGATGTTCTGGATGAAGAGACCACACTACTCACTGTTACACAGAACGGGTTCGGCAAGAGAACCAGGGCAAGTGAATACAGGCTTCAGAGCAGGGGCGGCAAGGGAGTCTTCACTATCAAGGTCACGCCCAAGAACGGCAAGGTGGTCGGCGTACTCAAGGTCACAAAAGATGACGAGATAATAATCATAGCCAACAGCGGCAAGCTCATCCGCATGAAGGCATCAAGCATATCCCTTATCGGCAGGGCAACCCAGGGTGTCACCCTCATAAAGCTCGCGGAAAACGACAAGGTCGTCGGGATCGCGCTTGTTGCTGAGAAAGATGAAGAAGATATTAATGAGGATATGGCTGAGAAGAAATAAAGCCTTTTGAAAATAAAACAGCTTAAAGAGCTGTTGGATGAACTCTACAGCAGTTCCTTCAACAGCTCTTTGTAGTTTGGAAGGGCATCAACGATCTCAACACCTATGCTGTTGGTCAGTTTATGCGGAGGGGTCTTGTACAGCCACTTTACCCTGCAGTTCAGGCAGACAGGTTCTTTGCCTTGGGGTTCAAGCCTGACCTGAACTTCCGAGCCTGTAGAAATTCCCATCTCCTCATCCATGGGAAGCGTTCTCATGTATAAGCCATCCTCACAAATGCTGCTTGTAAAGCCCTGGAACGCTGAGTCCCCGTATAACAGCCTGGCCTTAATATTGACCATCTTCTTTGTAAGGCATATCATGTCTGAACTCCTTTATGTTTTTCAGGGATTGCGAAGTTTAAAATCAGGTTCTTATTCTGTTTATATCATTAAAAACCCCTTGCCTGCAAATTTAAAGTTGTCATAGACGGATAATTATGGCTTATTGGTATGATTGCGCAACTAAATGCTGCGAACGGTTCGTCAGTCTTCCCACCAGAGCCCATACCCGTAATGCCAGGGATAACCCATTTCAAAGCGGTGCCGGGGATATCTGTAATAGTCTTCCTTCCCCTCTTCCCAGAGATAAAGCTCTATTATCTTAAAAAGAGGATAAGTGTATTCGATCTCATCGATCATGCCTTTGCGCGTCCCGATATATTCACCGGCGATCGTGACCTCCCTCTTTTCCTGAAAGATCATAGGGTCAAGTATCCTGGCGCTGCCGGGGAAGAGCGCCAGAAACCTGCCTGCGGAATTATCAATGCCCTGATGGTATCCCCTTGAATCAACAGGAACGTACAGCGCCTCGATAAGCGAGCCTTCCTTTGTCAAAGTGGTTTTAGCTATGACCCCTCCGAACATAAGGGTCTTGCCCTGATAGAAACCCGGGTTTTGGGCCACATCTGACAATGTGAAGTTGTAAACAGATTGCCCGACAAGGCCCTGCCTGAGGACAGGCGCGCAGGATATAAGGATCATTGAGGCTATTATTATGAAGGCCGTCCTTCTCATATCTACATCTTACTTGATTTTATAATGAGAGTAAAATGTATGGGTGGTAAACGCTTATGTCAGAAATACAGGATTGGGGCGAGATGCTGTCGGGCGGGCCTATTAACTCATGCTGAGCAGTTTTTTTTCCATAGACAATCGGCCTGAGAACAGTCATTTGACAGATTGGTCCCGAAACAATCAAAGTTGCCTTCCGCTACCTGTATCGCGCGGATAAGATCCTCTTTCTTCATGTTTGTATCGTTTATGCCTAACTCCTTTGCAATTTTCTTTATGTCTTTGAGTTTCATTTGATCCCCCGTATTAAACTGAAATTAAATTAATAAGCCGGATGGTTCTTTCGAGAACCAAATTCTTCCGCAAGCACCTTCCTCAGAAAATCACATTCCACGCAATTTGCTATCTTCTGTGCAAATGTGCCCTGCCTTTCGCCGTTACAAAATGTTCCGGCAACTGCCCAGCATCCCCTGCCTGCGTTAAAACCGCCATGCACCCCGTGATAATTATCATCAATGCTTGAAGGACAGACGCCAAGCTCAGCCGCCTTGCTGCCGCCCGGCTCTCTGCCGCATTTTTTAAATTCCCAGCAATTTAGTTTTTTATTGTCATTCATGTGAGCCAAAACGCAGTGAGGGATTTTACGTTAATAACGTATATCACAATCATATTACATTCTGACAAGAATGAAAATCGGGGGAGAACCCTACTCTGTTATGCTAAATGCCTGAGCGCAGAATAAGGCTGTAATAAGAGGACAATAAAAGAAAATCAACTGACGATCAGCGGGTGTTTCATGAGCTGGTTTCTCTGAGCCGAGCGCACCGTATTCTCAAGAAGCATCGCTATGGTCACAGGCCCTACTCCGCCTGGAACAGGAGTAATAAAAGATGCCTTCTTTTCAACCGATTCAAAATCAACATCGCCGACGATGCTGCCGTCCTTCAGGACATTGATGCCGATGTCCACAACCACAACGCCTTCCTTGACCATGTCTCCTTTGATCAGGCCTTTCACTCCCGTGGCTGAGCAGAGTATATCAGCCTGTCTTGTGAAATTGCCAAGATCCTTTGTCTCTCTGTGGCAGACTGTGACTGTGGCTTCCTTTGCAAGGAACATGAGCGACAGCGGCTTTCCGACCGCGAGGCTCTTGCCGATGACAACGGCATGTTTGCCCTTTATATCAATGCCGTAGCTCTCTATAAGCCTGATGACGCCGAACGGCGTGCAGGGCAGATAGCTTGAGGCGGCATGCATCGCCATACCTTGATAGAGGCTGTCGTAATCGCCGTTCTTGAATATCTGAAATGTGGACTCGTCCGCCGCGAGCCTTCCGACAGAGAGGGAGCCGAGCCCGTCAATATCCTTTTCAGGAAGTATCTCGTTCACTATCCTGCGCGGGTTGATCTTTTTTGGGAGAGGAAAGAGCACGAGAAGCCCGTTTATCCTCTCATCATTATTAATTGCATGAACCTCATTGAGCATCTCATTCACTGAAGCGTCCGCAGGCAGGATATACTCATGCGCCTTTATCCCGGCCTTTTTGCATGCCTTTAATGTCGCGAGAAAATACTGCTTTGCCGCGGGATTGTCATCAAACATAAGCATCCCGAGCCCGACATCAATGCCATGTTCTCTAAGTCCTTCCACATCCTTTTTTACCCTCTCTTTTATCTTTTCCGAGAGGCTTTGCCCCTTCATTATCTCTGCCATGTTGTCCGCCTTCCGATTATCAATAACCGTCTTATTGTTTGTTATGCTAATTTTATCATTGAACTGCGTCTTAATCCATACCATGGAAAATGTTAAACTTAAATACCCGTAGAAAATCAAAGGAGCACAGATGCTGAAAAACATACCGTTAAAAGATATAAAATACGTCCTGCTTGACATGGACGGAACTCTGCTTGACCTTTATTTCGATGATTATTTCTGGAGACACCTCGTACCTGAAAAGTATGCTGAGAAGCATGACATGACATTCGGAGCGGCGCAGGAGTATCTATACAAAACCTACAAGCATCATGAGAGAACCCTGAACTGGTGCGATATCGACTTCTGGTCAAAAGAGCTGAAGCTTGACATCCCGGCGCTGAAGGAGCAGATAAGGCATCTCATTGAAGTGCATCCTCATGTCATTGATTTTCTCAAGATGCTCAGGAAAGAGAAGAAGAAGGTATTCCTTCTTACAAACGCGCATTATAAGACGGTCAATATAAAGTTCAAGAAGACCGCCATAGGAGAATATTTCGACTCTGTGCTCTGCTCTTTTGATGTAGGGCATCCGAAAGAATACCTGGAGTTCTGGGAAAAGGCCGAGAAGAAGCTCGGATTTACAAAAGAGCATTCCCTCTTCATCGATGACACTGAAGATGTGCTGAAGACGGCAAGGGATTACGGGATAAAATACCTCCTCTTCAAGGCGCATGCTAACTCAAAAATTGAGCATGGCAAGTCAGAGCACTTCCAGTCCATCACCGACTTCAGGCAGTTGATGTAGAAGCAGAAAACAACCTTCTTATAAACTCCATTTCTTCTGTCATTCCGGCTTGTCCGGAATCTTTTCCCGTAAGGATTCCGGACAAGCCGGAATGACGCAACGGGTACTTATTAACCTACTCTACTTATTCATCATCTCCAGGAAATCCTTGTTGCTCTTTGTCCCGTTAAGCTTATCAAGCAGGAATTCCATGCTCTCAACAGGACTGAGCGAGTGCAGTACCTTTCTAAGTATCCACATCCTCTGAAGTACATCCCTTTCAACAAGAAGCTCCTCTTTCCTTGTGCCTGAGGCATTGATATTAATGCTCGGGAATACGCGTTTCTCAACGAGTTTTCTGTCGAGGTGAAGCTCCATATTGCCGGTGCCTTTGAACTCTTCAAATATGACATCGTCCATCCTGCTGCCTGTATCAACAAGAGCTGTCGCGATAATCGTAAGACTGCCGCCGTCCTCTATATTTCTCGCGGTTCCGAAGAATCTCTTTGGTTTCTGAAGCGCGTTTGAATCAAGGCCTCCTGAAAGCACCTTGCCGCTTGCGGGTATCACAGCGTTGTAGGCCCTTGCGAGCCTTGTTATGGAATCCAAAAGTATGACCACATTCTTTTTGCTCTCAACAAGCCTCTTCGCCCTCTCCATTACCATCTCCGCGACCTGTATATGCCTCTGCGGCGGCTCATCGAATGTCGATCCGATTATCTCGGTGTCAACCTGCCTCTTCCAGTCGGTGACCTCTTCAGGCCTCTCATCTATAAGAAGGATGATAAGGTGGACTTCAGGATGGTTATGTTTTATAGCCTTTGCTATGGATTGAAGGAGAACTGTCTTTCCTGTTCTCGGCGCCGCGACTATCATGCCCCTCTGCCCCATTCCTATCGGGGTGACAAGCTCCATAACGCGTGTAGAGTAGTCAGTTTTATCATACTCAAGATTTATGCGCTGGGTCGGATAATACGGGATAAGGTTGTCAAAGAGCTGCCGTTTTACGTTCTCATCAGGCGGCTCATGTGTTATCGCCTCAACTTTGAGCAGGGCGAAGTATCTTTCGCTCTCTTTCGGAGGGCGTATCTGCCCTGTGACAAGGTCGCCTGTTCTCAGATTGAATCTCCGGATCTGGGAAGGCGACACATAAATATCATCAGGCCCGGGAAGGTAGCTGTAATCAGGAGAACGGAGAAAACCGAATCCGTCAGGAAGTATCTCAAGCACGCCCTCACCGAATATGAGCCCGGTCTTTTCCGTCTGCGCCTGCAAAATGGCGAATATAAGGTCCTGCTTCCTAAGCCCCCTGGCGCCTTCGATGTTCATCTCTTTGGCTAACTGGGTCAGCTCGGAGATCGGAAGTTCTTTTAATTTAGTTATGTTCATTCCTTCGGATTTCATTACCGGTTTGTTTTCTGTTTTGCTCTCTGCTTTAACTGCCGGCTTACTCTCTGTCTTTGTGTCATTTGCTTTTCTTACCACGGGAATTACTCCTTTTTTGCGAGGTTTTTAATTTGAGGTTTTTATTTGTGGGGTTTCTTAATATGAATTATTGATAAAATATCTATTGAAAGTTTTGCCCTATAAGCTAAAACCGGATATAAAGAAGGACTTCAGTTTGCATAAAGCAGATAAATAGCGTTTTTAACAGAATTTCTTATGATCGTGAAATTTATTTTATTGGAAACATTAACCTGAATGATTATATATCGGGAACAGGTTGAAGAACTATTACAACTATATAGCAGAACATTTTTTTTGTCAATACACCTTTTGTTTTCATATTATTATTATTATTATTTATCATCCGCAGGTTGCATTTTTACAAGGTCTCTGTAAAAATATTTGACCATGGCAGATAACGCGTCTTCGGAAGAGATAGCGGTCTTGATTACATCATCGAGTGAAGAAGAGGCAGCTCGTATCGCTGGTCTTCTTATAGAGGAAAGACTGGCGGCATGCGTTAATATCATCAGAAACATCCGCTCAATCTACGCATGGCAGGGAAAGGTGTGCGATGACGCTGAAGTGCTTATGATAGCTAAAACGCAGAAAAGCCTTTTTGACAGCCTGAAAGACAGGGTAAAGGAACTTCACAGTTATAAAGTGCCGGAGATAATCGCCCTGCCGATCGTAGATGGTTCGGGAGATTAT
This genomic stretch from Nitrospirota bacterium harbors:
- the dnaN gene encoding DNA polymerase III subunit beta, giving the protein MKLRIEKEELQKALQNIQGIVDKKTTMPILSHFMLKVEKAASSIMATDLEIALKGPVDGEIIEKGSICIPARKLFEIVKEADGDILLESQENNWLRVTSGKSTFKLMGLPEEEYPTLPAMTKAEDISLDAGAFKNMIEKTVYATGESDTRYTLNGLLIHLVPGKKATEIIMVGTDGHRLAIIANKIAGDISGEMKLILPKKAALELRRILETSSGEITLHLDKNHIFFTIGDIVLTSRLIEGNYPNYDQVIPKGNEREVVIDKATCLKALRRTSIMSRERTNAVRFDIEAGKITLISINPDIGEAREEIAAQYKGDPVSIGYNARYLMDAIQAMDGESIRFEIQEPLSPTLLVETGGEGARCVIMPMRV
- the gyrB gene encoding DNA topoisomerase (ATP-hydrolyzing) subunit B, producing MNENTNENTKEVKEDSYGAGDIKVLKGLDAVRKRPAMYIGSTGFDGLHHLVYEIADNSVDEALAGYCNEINITIHLDGSITVVDNGRGIPTGVHPTDPEKRTAAEIALTELHAGGKFENKAYAISGGLHGVGVSVVNALSEWLDLEIKQNGEVWEQHYKRGIPAGPLTKVGKTKKRGTKVTFKPDTEIFESVEFSYDTLSNRFREIAYLNKGITIKVADERSGKEDEYHYEGGIVSFVEHLNKNKTPLHPNPIYVEKEKDGTSVEVALQYNDGYSETLYSFANNINTKEGGTHLVGFKSALTRTANTYAAANGIIKNQKESLTGDDIREGLTAIISVKLPNPQFEGQTKTKLGNSEMKGIVETLVNDTLGYYFEQNPSVAKKIIEKAIQASRARDAARKARDLTRRKGALEDTGLPGKLADCAEKSPELSEIFIVEGDSAGGSAKQGRDRQNQAILPLKGKILNVEKARFDKMLNSDEIKILITALGTGIGSDDFNIAKARYHKVIIMTDADVDGAHIRTLLLTFFFRQMHEMIERGYLYIAQPPLFKVKKGKTEKYIQNERELEDMLFELASDEIKIQADGSLLTGKAIIPFIKKMSKLAKLTEWYARRKIDTKIINAIIDLGGNKESIKDNASIKGLLKQLKPKFPGLSETIEEDEEHQAFRARTERDGMTLVIDNELFASPDFREFQALRSGLKELGRPPFKIIHEEEAIEFEKIRDLLDHILSIAKHGINIQRYKGLGEMNPQQLWETTMDPKKRTLLQVSIEDAVKCEHIFTTLMGDNVEPRKAFIEQHALEVSNLDI
- the gyrA gene encoding DNA gyrase subunit A, with translation MERSVINIEEEMKTSYLNYAMSVIIGRALPDVRDGLKPVQRRILYAMLREGLLPGKRYSKCAGVVGEVLKKYHPHGDSAVYDALVRLAQDFNMRNILVDGQGNFGSVDGDPAAAYRYTEAKLTKIAEEMLTDIDKETVDFIPNYDETTTEPTVLPSKVPNLIINGSAGIAVGMATNIPPHNLGEIVDGLLMMIADPDVEISALMKKIKGPDFPTGSAIYGKKGIADAYMTGRGLIRIRAKTVEEEYSKGTRIIITELPYQVNKSRLVEKIAELVREKKIEGISDLRDESDRKGIRVVIELKKGAFLQVVLNQLYKHTPMATTFGVILLAIVNGQPKVLNLAQMLSLFLDHRRIIIRRKTEFELRKARERAHILEGLKIALDNLDAIIKLIRASKTPSEALEGLMNKFPLTKIQAQAILDMKLQRLTGLERDKIIEDYEALIKEIERLISILASPELINNIIKEELAEIKEKYADKRRTTITGEAEDITIEDLITEEDMVVTISRLGFVKRTAADLYKSQKRGGTGKKGMSLRGGAGKKGTDGTAVTSADAQSPVIEREEDMVETLFKASTHDYALFFTNFGRLYWLKVYEIPEGDRATKGRAIVNLLKISPHERITAVFPVKEFREDQYLVMATRKGTVKKTALEAYSHPRANGINAISLEEGDELVGVRITGGNEDINLSTKNGLSIRFNEKDVRSMGRTAKGVRGIRLKADDEVVSVDVLDEETTLLTVTQNGFGKRTRASEYRLQSRGGKGVFTIKVTPKNGKVVGVLKVTKDDEIIIIANSGKLIRMKASSISLIGRATQGVTLIKLAENDKVVGIALVAEKDEEDINEDMAEKK
- a CDS encoding Slp family lipoprotein; the encoded protein is MRRTAFIIIASMILISCAPVLRQGLVGQSVYNFTLSDVAQNPGFYQGKTLMFGGVIAKTTLTKEGSLIEALYVPVDSRGYHQGIDNSAGRFLALFPGSARILDPMIFQEKREVTIAGEYIGTRKGMIDEIEYTYPLFKIIELYLWEEGKEDYYRYPRHRFEMGYPWHYGYGLWWED
- a CDS encoding Rho termination factor N-terminal domain-containing protein; protein product: MKLKDIKKIAKELGINDTNMKKEDLIRAIQVAEGNFDCFGTNLSNDCSQADCLWKKNCSA
- a CDS encoding bifunctional 5,10-methylenetetrahydrofolate dehydrogenase/5,10-methenyltetrahydrofolate cyclohydrolase, with the translated sequence MAEIMKGQSLSEKIKERVKKDVEGLREHGIDVGLGMLMFDDNPAAKQYFLATLKACKKAGIKAHEYILPADASVNEMLNEVHAINNDERINGLLVLFPLPKKINPRRIVNEILPEKDIDGLGSLSVGRLAADESTFQIFKNGDYDSLYQGMAMHAASSYLPCTPFGVIRLIESYGIDIKGKHAVVIGKSLAVGKPLSLMFLAKEATVTVCHRETKDLGNFTRQADILCSATGVKGLIKGDMVKEGVVVVDIGINVLKDGSIVGDVDFESVEKKASFITPVPGGVGPVTIAMLLENTVRSAQRNQLMKHPLIVS
- the yrfG gene encoding GMP/IMP nucleotidase, with protein sequence MLKNIPLKDIKYVLLDMDGTLLDLYFDDYFWRHLVPEKYAEKHDMTFGAAQEYLYKTYKHHERTLNWCDIDFWSKELKLDIPALKEQIRHLIEVHPHVIDFLKMLRKEKKKVFLLTNAHYKTVNIKFKKTAIGEYFDSVLCSFDVGHPKEYLEFWEKAEKKLGFTKEHSLFIDDTEDVLKTARDYGIKYLLFKAHANSKIEHGKSEHFQSITDFRQLM
- the rho gene encoding transcription termination factor Rho — protein: MNITKLKELPISELTQLAKEMNIEGARGLRKQDLIFAILQAQTEKTGLIFGEGVLEILPDGFGFLRSPDYSYLPGPDDIYVSPSQIRRFNLRTGDLVTGQIRPPKESERYFALLKVEAITHEPPDENVKRQLFDNLIPYYPTQRINLEYDKTDYSTRVMELVTPIGMGQRGMIVAAPRTGKTVLLQSIAKAIKHNHPEVHLIILLIDERPEEVTDWKRQVDTEIIGSTFDEPPQRHIQVAEMVMERAKRLVESKKNVVILLDSITRLARAYNAVIPASGKVLSGGLDSNALQKPKRFFGTARNIEDGGSLTIIATALVDTGSRMDDVIFEEFKGTGNMELHLDRKLVEKRVFPSININASGTRKEELLVERDVLQRMWILRKVLHSLSPVESMEFLLDKLNGTKSNKDFLEMMNK